Proteins found in one uncultured Desulfuromonas sp. genomic segment:
- the gspE gene encoding type II secretion system ATPase GspE, with the protein MTSITQKMIDSGLFSAAELKKVMPAAHQGEPDYRVAIKTGLVAEDVFLNLSAQELSLELLSELPEDYDPAIFESISLLFMQNHCFFPLQRVDQALHIAVNDPFDYQIVNGLQPLFPTHTIYLHLAREKKIRDWMQRFFAPTETEERSDSDEDEDVTLTYGYDDAEHLKDMASEAPVIKLVNQLLTKAVEDGASDIHIEPFQDQLQFRYRIDGILVIQNQPSVALQQAIVSRIKIMARMDIAERRLPQDGRIRTKIAGKDIDIRVSCLPTMYGESVVMRILDRNRVDLNLETLGFPEKECERFEELITRPYGIVLVTGPTGSGKTTTLYAALQQINTPDKKIITIEDPVEYELTGINQVEVNSKAGLTFAGGLRSIVRQDPDVILIGEIRDKETADIAIQSALTGHLVFSTLHTNDAAGAVTRLVELGVEDYLLSSAVIGIMAQRLVRVLCPECKEAFVPDAQLCRKLELPFTPTTEKPIYRPAGCRHCNDSGYRGRVAIFELMPVSEGIRHSILDSSASSRIRDVALEEGMLLLRQDGWRNVEAGVTSIAEVLRVS; encoded by the coding sequence ATGACAAGCATTACGCAAAAAATGATCGACAGCGGACTGTTCAGTGCCGCTGAGCTTAAAAAAGTGATGCCGGCAGCCCATCAGGGGGAGCCGGATTACCGTGTGGCGATCAAAACAGGCTTGGTTGCCGAGGATGTTTTTCTCAACCTATCCGCTCAGGAGCTGTCTCTTGAGTTGCTTAGCGAGTTGCCGGAAGATTATGATCCTGCCATCTTTGAAAGCATCTCACTGCTTTTTATGCAGAATCATTGTTTTTTTCCGCTGCAACGTGTCGATCAGGCCCTGCACATTGCTGTCAATGACCCCTTTGATTACCAGATTGTCAACGGGCTTCAGCCGCTGTTCCCCACGCATACGATCTATCTGCATCTGGCCCGCGAGAAGAAAATTCGCGATTGGATGCAGCGTTTTTTTGCCCCGACGGAAACTGAGGAGAGGAGTGACAGCGATGAAGATGAAGATGTCACTCTGACCTATGGCTATGATGACGCCGAACACCTCAAGGATATGGCGTCGGAGGCACCGGTCATCAAACTGGTCAATCAACTGCTGACCAAAGCAGTTGAAGACGGTGCCAGTGATATCCATATCGAACCGTTTCAGGACCAGCTGCAGTTTCGTTATCGCATCGATGGTATACTGGTGATTCAAAATCAGCCGTCGGTGGCGTTGCAGCAGGCCATTGTCTCACGGATCAAAATTATGGCCCGCATGGATATTGCCGAGCGGCGCCTGCCGCAGGATGGACGTATCCGGACGAAGATTGCCGGTAAAGATATCGACATTCGTGTTTCCTGTCTGCCGACCATGTACGGCGAAAGTGTGGTCATGCGTATTCTCGATCGCAACCGCGTTGACCTCAACCTTGAAACATTGGGCTTTCCGGAAAAAGAGTGCGAGCGTTTTGAAGAGCTGATCACCCGTCCTTACGGGATTGTGCTGGTGACCGGGCCGACCGGCAGCGGTAAAACGACGACGTTGTATGCGGCCCTGCAACAGATTAATACCCCGGACAAAAAAATTATTACCATCGAAGATCCGGTGGAATATGAATTGACCGGGATTAATCAAGTTGAAGTCAACAGTAAAGCCGGCCTGACGTTTGCCGGCGGTTTGCGCTCCATTGTGCGTCAGGACCCGGATGTGATTCTGATCGGTGAAATTCGCGACAAGGAAACCGCGGATATCGCCATTCAGTCGGCACTGACCGGACACCTGGTGTTTTCCACCCTGCATACCAACGATGCTGCCGGTGCTGTGACGCGCCTGGTCGAGCTTGGCGTTGAAGATTATCTGCTTTCGTCCGCCGTGATCGGTATTATGGCGCAACGTCTGGTGCGGGTATTGTGCCCCGAGTGTAAGGAAGCGTTCGTACCGGATGCCCAATTGTGTCGTAAATTGGAGCTGCCTTTTACGCCGACCACTGAAAAACCGATCTATCGCCCGGCCGGTTGTCGCCATTGCAATGATTCCGGTTACCGTGGCCGTGTCGCTATTTTTGAGCTGATGCCCGTCAGTGAAGGGATCCGTCACAGTATCCTCGATTCTAGTGCTTCAAGCCGTATTCGTGATGTCGCTCTCGAAGAAGGCATGCTGCTGCTGCGCCAGGACGGCTGGCGCAACGTTGAAGCTGGGGTCACCTCGATTGCCGAAGTGCTTCGGGTCAGTTAA